The following proteins are encoded in a genomic region of Notolabrus celidotus isolate fNotCel1 chromosome 19, fNotCel1.pri, whole genome shotgun sequence:
- the spra gene encoding sepiapterin reductase a, with the protein MSSADLGRALCIITGASRGFGRAVAVQLSRLVKPGSVLLLAARSGDELRALQEELAGSEAGRAGVKAVCVEADLGQKEGPERVLKAAAEASSEEIEHLILINNAGSLGDVSCFTKDFTNMADVDSYLSFNFSSCLCLTAGVLQRFPKRPGLKRTVVNVSSLCALQPFSSWVLYCSGKAARHMMFKVLAQEEPDLRVLSYSPGPLNTAMQQEARSSTGDSGLRKAFSDMFSEGKLLTCEESCTKMIKVLLEDKYTSGDQIDIYDV; encoded by the exons ATGTCCTCCGCAGATCTGGGCCGCGCACTCTGCATCATCACCGGGGCCTCCAGAGGCTTCGGCCGGGCCGTAGCGGTGCAGCTCTCCCGGTTGGTGAAGCCGGGCTCGGTGCTCCTGCTGGCGGCCCGCTCCGGGGACGAGCTAcgagctctgcaggaggagctggccgGGTCAGAGGCAGGCAGAGCCGGGGTGaaggctgtgtgtgtggaggctgATCTGGGACAGAAGGAGGGACCGGAGAGAGTCCTGAAGGCTGCTGCAGAGGCTTCTTCTGAGGAGATAGAGCACCTGATACTGATCAACAACGCAG GCTCTCTGGGCGATGTTTCCTGCTTCACCAAAGACTTCACCAACATGGCCGACGTGGACTCCTACCTGTCTTTCAACTTCAGCTCCTGCCTCTGCCTCACCGCCGGCGTCCTGCAGAGGTTTCCAAAGAGACCGGGTCTGAAGCGGACCGTGGTGAACGTGTCCTCGCTTTGCGCCCTGCAGCCGTTCTCCTCCTGGGTGCTGTACTGCAGCGGGAAGGCCGCCCGACACATGATGTTCAAGGTGCTGGCTCAGGAGGAGCCGGACCTCAGGGTGCTCAGCTACTCTCCAG GTCCTCTGAACACCGCCATGCAGCAGGAGGCCCGGTCCAGTACGGGTGACTCGGGTCTCAGGAAGGCGTTCTCCGACATGTTCTCTGAGGGGAAGCTCCTCACCTGCGAGGAGTCCTGCACTAAGATGATAAAGGTGCTGCTGGAGGACAAATACACGTCAGGGGATCAGATTGACATCTATGATGTGTAG
- the smyd1a gene encoding histone-lysine N-methyltransferase SMYD1a, giving the protein MTGGNMESAELFDAGKKGRGLRATKDLNAGDVVFAEPSFSAVVFNDLSIQVCHNCFRRQANLHRCAQCKFAHYCDRTCQTACWDEHKQECGAIRKVGRAPSESVRLAARVLWRIHKDTGVASDSQLVSVEQLEDHVSDMSEEDLKKMKTDVQNFQEYWSYGRKKHSAEEISHIFGIIKCNGFTLSDQRGLQAVGVGLFPNLCLVNHDCWPNCTVILNNGNQSALSTALHSKRRIELRALEKIPEGQELTVSYVDFLSLSADRLKKLKETFYFECSCEHCSKHMKDDLMMAPADSKPAADKVKEVTAFSKASLEKIEQARVDMDYHQVVKLCLECLQKQKDVLADTHLYHLRVLSVISEVLSYQQQFEKAADYARSMVEGYMKLYHPNNAQLGMAIMRAGVTHWHGGQIEEGHGLICKAFGILLVTHGPNHAITRDLESMRTQTELELKMFKQSKDTYHSMRDAALKIPSADENVKGV; this is encoded by the exons ATGACTGGGGGGAACATGGAGAGTGCCGAGCTGTTCGATGCCGGGAAGAAAGGTCGTGGCCTGAGGGCCACCAAGGACCTGAATGCCGGGGATGTGGTCTTCGCTGAGCCCAGTTTCTCTGCTGTGGTCTTCAACGA tttgtccATCCAGGTGTGCCACAACTGTTTCCGGCGTCAGGCCAACCTGCACCGCTGTGCTCAGTGTAAGTTCGCCCACTACTGTGACCGCACCTGTCAGACGGCATGCTGGGATGAGCACAAACAGGAGTGTGGAGCCATCAGGAAGGTTGGCAGGGCCCCGAGCGAGAGCGTCCG TCTGGCCGCTCGGGTGCTGTGGCGTATCCACAAGGACACAGGTGTGGCGTCAGACAGTCAGCTGGTCTctgtggagcagctggaggaccaCGTGTCTGACATGTCTGAGGAGGACCTGAAGAAGATGAAAACAGACGTGCAGAACTTCCAGGAGTACTGGTCCTACGGCAGGAAGAAGCACTCCGCGGAGGAAATCTCACACATCTTTGGCATC aTAAAGTGTAATGGATTCACTCTGAGTGATCAGAGAGGCCTGCAGGCTGTGGGTGTTGGCCTTTTCCCAAACCTTTGCCTGGTTAATCATGACTGCTGGCCGAACTGCACCGTCATCCTCAACAATGGCAA ccagtcagcTCTGAGTACTGCTCTCCACTCCAAGAGGAG GATTGAGCTGCGAGCCTTGGAGAAGATCCCAGAGGGCCAGGAGCTGACCGTCAGCTACGTGGACTTCCTTAGTCTGTCAGCCGACCGTCTGAAGAAGCTGAAGGAAACTTTCTACTTCGAGTGCAGCTGTGAGCACTGCAGCAAGCACATGAAGGACGACCTGATGATGGCGCCCGCAGACAGCAAA CCGGCTGCTGATAAAGTGAAGGAGGTGACGGCCTTCAGCAAAGCGTCTCTGGAGAAGATTGAGCAGGCTCGTGTAGACATGGATTACCACCAG GTGGTAAAGTTGTGTCTTGAGTGTTTGCAGAAGCAGAAAGACGTCCTGGCCGACACTCATCTTTACCATCTGCGTGTGCTCAGCGTGATCAGTGAGGTCCTCTCATACCAGCAGCAGTTTGAAAAGGCTGCAGACTATGCTCGCAGCATGGTGGAGGGATACAT GAAGTTGTATCACCCCAACAACGCCCAGCTCGGTATGGCCATCATGAGAGCGGGGGTCACCCACTGGCATGGAGGTCAGATTGAGGAGGGTCACGGTCTGATCTGCAAGGCCTTTGGGATCCTCCTGGTCACACACGGACCAAACCACGCCATCACCAGAGACCTGGAG TCAATGAGGACACAGACAGAGCTGGAGCTGAAGATGTTTAAGCAGAGTAAGGACACGTACCACAGCATGAGGGATGCTGCTCTGAAGATCCCATCTGCTGATGAAAATGTCAAAGGAGTCTGA